TGCATTTCTCCAGACAGTGACATCACCACATTATCTAGACAGTGTGCATGTGGGCAGGCTAGCAGCAGGCTGTTCCTCTGGAGAGCTCTCCCCTGCTACATACTACAGACTGCTTCAACCAAAGATAAAAGTGTCTTGATTTTTACCTCTCCAGGGAGTATCAAACATGGATGCTTTCCAAACAATCCTGAAGTTCTTTATGAACCAGAAAACCGCTATAGGTTATAGTTTTATGGCATTGCTGACAATGGGAGGTGAACGTGTGTTTTCTCTTGTTGCTTTCAGATGTCCCTGCAGCAATGAAAACTTCAGGTATGGTTtggtatttcttttctctccagcttttgttttgctagTTATTGGATATTTCTTGAACAGCAAGACCTGGAAACTCTTTACAGGATGCTGGGCAAATCCCAGAAAAATATTCCCCAGAGGGAATATCTGCCATTTCTTTTACATCTTCGGACAAATCACTTTAAATGCACTGGTAGCCCCTGTGATGTGGCTCTCTGTGGCTTTGCTCAATGGGACCTTTTACGAATGTGCCATGAGTGGTTTGAAGAATCCTGCCTACTTACATGCCGTTTGCCAGAGCAAATCTGCAGAGTGCTTTGAAGAGCTACACAAGATTGCCTGTGACAAAAGCTCCATGCCCTTTTCAGAGAGCGATGAACTGAAACGAACTCTTCAAGCACAATCCcaggtaagaaaaataaataaagagcgTTATGCAGCTTATACTGTCACTGTGATTTATCTGTGGAAGATCCTGATGTCAGATGCTAAGATAAAACCATTGGTTTCACATAAACAAAGTTTTGGCATGATGCAGCCTTGCAAAATACGATCAATACATCTTTTAGTTCAGTTTGAGCTCTGCCACACTTCCTGGGGATCTCCACTCATGACAGGATCAATAAGACCAGAT
This window of the Melopsittacus undulatus isolate bMelUnd1 chromosome 3, bMelUnd1.mat.Z, whole genome shotgun sequence genome carries:
- the LOC101877696 gene encoding calcium homeostasis modulator protein 5, coding for MDAFQTILKFFMNQKTAIGYSFMALLTMGGERVFSLVAFRCPCSNENFRYGLVFLFSPAFVLLVIGYFLNSKTWKLFTGCWANPRKIFPRGNICHFFYIFGQITLNALVAPVMWLSVALLNGTFYECAMSGLKNPAYLHAVCQSKSAECFEELHKIACDKSSMPFSESDELKRTLQAQSQILGWCVIVTTALLSLLATCCVSCQSKVSHLQLMFWKVYEGKEKEQLEQIFQLYATKLSERNLKCFFENKEPEVIPLPSFQAWEDASQLYSFGSSKQHYSTIHRLVEEGQKEIKEEGETVLDSVDRREIP